A DNA window from Arachis hypogaea cultivar Tifrunner chromosome 18, arahy.Tifrunner.gnm2.J5K5, whole genome shotgun sequence contains the following coding sequences:
- the LOC140181250 gene encoding uncharacterized protein, giving the protein MSISSDHRSLDYHVISAYIMPMVKANASVCIKVLLNVTEAHFGFRPTYRRVWLAKQKVVAKIYGDWNESYNELPRWVLGVQLTMPGSVAMLRTSPVRVGGQVDESQAYFHRFFWTVPPCIEAFRHCKLLHVTPQPDILVISDRHNGIKAALEAPDGGWLPPAAYRVFCIRHVAKNFALTFKGKDARRLLVNAAYAKTEVEFDYWIEYAMWTQHRDDGRRYDHMTTNISECVNSILKGVRNLPVCSLVKATYGRLAELFVRKGREAEAEAQLGTRQQFS; this is encoded by the exons ATGTCGATCTCAAGCGATCACAGGAGTCTTGATTATCATGTGATCTCGGCCTACATCATGCCAATGGTTAAAGCTAATGCATCCGTCTGTATCAAGGTACTGCTGAATGTGACAGAGGCACATTTCGGGTTTAGGCCGACTTATAGGAGGGTTTGGTTGGCTAAGCAGAAGGTCGTGGCAAAGATTTACGGAGACTGGAatgagtcatacaacgagctGCCGCGATGGGTCTTAGGTGTGcagctgacgatgcctggtaGTGTTGCAATGTTGAGGACGAGTCCTGTTCGAGTGGGTGGGCAAGTGGATGAATCGCAAGCCTATTTTCACCGGTTTTTCTGGACAGTCCCACCGTGTATagaggcattccgtcattgcaagctaTTG CACGTGACCCCACAGCCGGATATTTTGGTGATATCAGATAGGCACAACGGTATCAAGGCCGCACTTGAGGCTCCGGACGGAGGTTGGCTGCCACCTGCTGCATATCGTGTATTTTGTATTCGACATGTGGCTAAAAATTTTGCCCTCACTTTTAAGGGCAAGGATGCACGGAGGCTTCTTGTGAATGCAGCATATGCGAAGACTGAGGTGGAAttcgattactg GATTGAGTATGCAATGTGGACACAACATCGGGATGATGGTAGGAGATACGACCATATGACGACGAATATTTCTGAGTGTGTCAACTCCATATTGAAGGGAGTCAGGAACCTTCCGGTGTGTTCACTAGTGAAGGCCACTTACGGGAGGTTGGCCGAACTATTTGTTCGCAAGGGGAGAGAGGCCGAGGCCGAGGCCCAGCTGGGAACCAGACAACAGTTCAGCTAA